In Pirellula sp. SH-Sr6A, the DNA window TTCGGAGAAGGTTTTCGGCCGGTACCTACGTGCGACGACCGTGTATTTCTGATTTCCGGTCGTAGCATCCAAGGGAGTTTCCATGTCTTACAATGTCCAGCGGGTAGTCGATCGCTTCCGGGGTTGAGTATACTCCGGTTACTCTGACGACAACAGCCATTCCCTCCGCTGCACTGAGGCCAGCTTGCTATGCACTCTCTATGTCTTACGACTCCATCTCGATCGCAGGCACTCAGTTGGACTTGCATTGTCTGGCTGGTCGCCCTGGGGTGGATTTCTTCCCCCGTCGCAGCGCAATCAACGGCACCTGCGGGGCTCTATTCACGCGAGAATTTGATAGCGTGGTGTATCGTTCCCTTCGACAGCAAAAAGCGAACACCTGCCGAGCGAGCCGAGATGCTGCAGGACCTGGGGATTCGAAAGTTCGCGTACGATTACCGGGCGGAGCACATACCTACTTTCGAAGAGGAAATCTCGCAAACACGAAAACACGGGATCGAAATCAGCGCTTGGTGGTTTCCCACCCAGCTCAACGATGAAGCCAAACACATTCTTTCGGTCATCTCCAAGAACAAGATTCATCCACAGCTGTGGGTGATGGGAGGAGGTGGCGCGAAGATGTCTGCGGAACAAGAAGCATCCTTTATCGAGTCCGAAAAGAAAAGGCTTCGGCCGATTGCGGACGCGGCTGCCGAGATTGGCTGCAAAGTGGGACTCTACAATCATGGTGGTTGGTTTGGGAAGCCAGAAAATATGGTGAAACTGCTTCGTGCCATCGATCGCCCGAACGTTGGGATCGTTTACAACCTGCATCATGCTCACGATGAACTCGATCGGCTTCCAGAAGTCCTCGAGCTTCTTGCTCCTCATTTGCTGGTACTCAATGTCAATGGCATGCAAACGGCCGGTGATCAAGTTGGAAAGAAGATTCTGGTCATAGGTGAAGGGGATCGCGATGTGGAGGTCTTCAAGGCTATCCAAAATTCAAAGTACCGCGGTCCTATCGGGATTCTCAATCACACGGACAACGACGCTCGCACTCAGCTCCAAGCGAATTTGGCGGGGCTCACAAAACTGACTTCGAAGCTGGCATCGGGGGAATCGAGCTCGAGCCTGGAACCGATGTGCATCTCGCTCGCTCAGGGAGAATCGCCCGAGCCCATCACCGCCGATGCCTTGTCGTGGCTCGCAGGGAGTTGGCGAGGCAAAGGACTCGGGGGAGAGTGTGTCGAGACCTGGAGCGAGCCGATCGCAGGCTCTCTAGTTGGGAGCTTTCTCTTCGCCGAGAATGGCAAACCCGTGTTCAGCGAGGTCTTCACGATTTCGCCATCAGGCCGTTCTGTCACCTTGAAGCTGAAGCACTTCGGAGCCGACATGGTCGGTTGGGAGGAAAAGGACAAGTATGTGGAGTTTCCATTTGTGAAGCGAATCGGCAATCGCTTTCACTTTGACGGCCTTACCTATATCCAGGTCTCCCCAACCCAAATGCAGGCAATCGTTCGCATGAAGCAAAAGGATGGAGCGTCGAAGGAATTGATGTTCGAATTCGAGCGTTCTAAGTGAGGAAAAGCCACCTCTAGGGCTCTTGGGTATTTGGAGAAATTCGAGAGAGTTTGTCGGTTATTCGGGTTCCCCTCAGGCTCGCCTCGTCTTCGGGTCGATGGACTTTTTAGATGCATCGATCCGAACCTATAGCCTCCGAATTCAAATTAGCTATGACGAAGCCAAGCATTTCCGCTTTCAACCGCCGAAACTGGATACTGGGTTGCATTGCCATGGGGGTAACCCAAGGGCGTGTGGTCTTCGCATCGGACGATAGCTCTGGCGTCGGAAATCGATTTCGTGTCCGTACCGTGATCAAGACGCACGGCGAAGTAAGACTGAAAAGTCAGATCGCAGATGCTACCAGCCGCAATGGGAAACCTTCCTCGGCCAAGACGGTTCCGATGCAGGCCACTACAAACCTCGACTACGAGGAAGATGTCTTGCTCAGCACTCCCCTCTCCGAAAGCAAAGCGTATCTACGAGTTGCCCAAGCGGAATCGGAAGTGCAAGTGGATCGGCACATCACGAAAACCAAACTGCGCGATACCTGCCTCGATATTGTTCGCCTCTGCAATGACCAAGGACTCTCGACTGCCTGTCTAGACAATCCACTTTTCGCGGCCGAGCGTGACTTGCTGGAACCCCCGATCAATTCGATGTTCCTCGACAAGATCACCACCAAGACGAAGGTGAAGATCAGTGACAAATGGCAGATGGACGAAGAGGCTGCCTGTCGACTTCTCGGACTCGATGCCATTCTCGAAGGTGAGATCACCGTCTGCTTGGTCGATGCAAACGACTCCACCGCTCAACTCGACCTCAAGGGAACTGTCTCGGGTTCGATCCGGCAAGTTGGTACGACGATCGTCTTGGACGCCAAAGCACAA includes these proteins:
- a CDS encoding DUF6265 family protein is translated as MHSLCLTTPSRSQALSWTCIVWLVALGWISSPVAAQSTAPAGLYSRENLIAWCIVPFDSKKRTPAERAEMLQDLGIRKFAYDYRAEHIPTFEEEISQTRKHGIEISAWWFPTQLNDEAKHILSVISKNKIHPQLWVMGGGGAKMSAEQEASFIESEKKRLRPIADAAAEIGCKVGLYNHGGWFGKPENMVKLLRAIDRPNVGIVYNLHHAHDELDRLPEVLELLAPHLLVLNVNGMQTAGDQVGKKILVIGEGDRDVEVFKAIQNSKYRGPIGILNHTDNDARTQLQANLAGLTKLTSKLASGESSSSLEPMCISLAQGESPEPITADALSWLAGSWRGKGLGGECVETWSEPIAGSLVGSFLFAENGKPVFSEVFTISPSGRSVTLKLKHFGADMVGWEEKDKYVEFPFVKRIGNRFHFDGLTYIQVSPTQMQAIVRMKQKDGASKELMFEFERSK